The proteins below come from a single Serratia fonticola genomic window:
- a CDS encoding fimbria/pilus outer membrane usher protein, with translation MNTPKSRARLTPQPRISRLAYLIAAQLTMLGCVSFGAQARDYFNPAMLEIDNPHQGSTDLTVFEDGANQAPGTYRVDIYLNNESQDTRDVEFRMQKDASGKESLQPCLSVASLNAMGVKTDLFPGLGDAKGECANLSGIPQASAEFRFSAQQLLLGVPQAAISQKARGYVPENQWDNGIPALLLNYSLSGSNNYARNGDGRDDNSQYANLRPGINLGPWRLRNYTTYNRDSNGQGKWDTVYTYAQRNIVALKSQLTLGDSSSPSDVFDSVPFRGAQLASDDDMMPDSLKGYAPVVRGIARTNAQVIIRQNGYVIYQSYVAPGAFEINDMFPTGGSGDLFVTIKEADGSEQLLVVPFASLPVLQREGRLKYSATSGQYRSYDGSVDKTSFGQGTAIYGLPRGFTAYGGGQFASKYQSVALGVGKNLGDFGAFSTDVTQAWSTMQDRAKDNGQSWRIRYSKNIVQTGTNFAIAGYRYSTDGYYSLQEVLDTYRDRQFSMPLNERKRNRTELTMTQSLWQGAGSLSLSLVTEDYWNSDRTMRSIGTGYSNSWNGISYGLNYSYNENASASNGSGKVYDRDQVFAFNVSIPLDRWLKNTYASYNVNSSQQGGTTNTVGLNGTALADNNLSWSAQQGYGSQGVGNSGNLNADYRGTYGEVNAGYAYDNNSRRVNYGVQGGIVVHQDGITFGQPMGETIALVKAPGARGVGVSNQTGVKTDWRGYAIVPYTSPYRKNQVQLNTATLPDNVDLTLTSQNVVPTRGAVVRANFEANVGQRVLMTLLRTGGAPVPFGATVSDPAQKTTQGFIVGDAGQVYLTGLADSGSLTVKWGAGADQQCQVSYSLVKKTTENAGVQTLNEQCR, from the coding sequence ATGAATACCCCTAAAAGTCGGGCCAGACTTACCCCACAGCCGCGTATCAGCCGGTTGGCGTATTTGATTGCTGCTCAATTAACGATGCTGGGTTGCGTCTCCTTTGGCGCGCAGGCCCGTGACTACTTTAACCCGGCGATGCTGGAGATTGACAACCCGCATCAGGGCAGTACCGATCTGACTGTGTTTGAAGACGGGGCCAACCAGGCTCCGGGCACTTACCGGGTTGATATCTATCTTAACAATGAAAGCCAGGATACGCGCGACGTCGAGTTCCGCATGCAGAAAGACGCTAGCGGCAAAGAGAGCTTGCAGCCGTGTTTGAGCGTCGCATCGTTGAATGCCATGGGCGTGAAAACCGATCTGTTTCCCGGCTTGGGTGATGCCAAGGGCGAGTGTGCCAACCTGAGCGGTATCCCACAGGCCAGTGCTGAATTCCGTTTTAGTGCTCAGCAACTGTTGCTGGGCGTCCCGCAGGCGGCTATCTCGCAGAAGGCGCGGGGTTATGTCCCGGAGAACCAATGGGATAACGGTATCCCCGCACTGTTACTTAACTACAGTCTGAGCGGCTCCAACAATTATGCTCGCAATGGCGATGGCCGTGATGATAACAGCCAGTACGCCAACCTGCGCCCGGGCATCAACCTGGGGCCATGGCGTCTGCGTAACTACACGACCTACAACCGCGACAGTAATGGCCAAGGCAAGTGGGATACGGTCTATACCTACGCGCAGCGCAATATTGTCGCGTTGAAAAGCCAGTTGACGCTGGGTGACAGCAGTTCACCGAGTGACGTGTTCGATAGCGTCCCGTTCCGTGGGGCACAACTGGCTTCGGACGATGACATGATGCCGGACAGCCTGAAAGGCTATGCGCCGGTGGTACGCGGTATTGCTCGTACCAATGCGCAGGTGATTATCCGCCAGAACGGCTACGTGATTTACCAGAGCTATGTGGCTCCAGGCGCGTTTGAAATCAATGATATGTTCCCGACTGGGGGCAGTGGTGACCTGTTCGTTACAATCAAGGAAGCCGATGGTAGCGAACAGTTGTTGGTGGTGCCGTTTGCCTCATTGCCCGTCTTACAGCGTGAAGGTCGCCTGAAGTACAGCGCCACCAGTGGGCAGTACCGTTCTTATGACGGCAGCGTGGACAAAACCAGTTTCGGTCAGGGGACGGCGATTTACGGTTTGCCACGTGGCTTTACTGCCTATGGTGGTGGGCAGTTTGCCAGCAAGTACCAGTCGGTGGCGCTGGGCGTAGGTAAAAACCTCGGTGACTTTGGGGCATTTTCTACCGACGTTACCCAGGCGTGGTCAACGATGCAAGACCGGGCAAAAGACAATGGCCAGTCGTGGCGTATCCGCTACAGCAAAAACATTGTGCAGACCGGTACCAACTTTGCCATTGCCGGTTATCGCTATTCGACGGACGGTTACTACAGCCTGCAGGAAGTGCTGGATACCTACCGCGATCGCCAGTTCAGCATGCCGCTTAACGAACGCAAGCGTAACCGTACCGAACTGACCATGACCCAGAGCCTGTGGCAAGGGGCAGGATCGCTTTCACTGAGCCTGGTAACTGAAGACTATTGGAATTCAGATCGTACCATGCGTTCTATCGGTACCGGTTACAGCAATAGCTGGAATGGCATCAGTTATGGCTTGAACTACAGCTACAACGAGAACGCGAGCGCCAGCAACGGCAGCGGCAAGGTGTATGACCGTGACCAGGTGTTTGCCTTTAACGTCAGTATCCCGCTGGATCGCTGGCTGAAAAACACTTATGCCAGCTACAACGTGAACAGCAGTCAGCAAGGGGGGACCACCAACACGGTGGGCCTCAACGGTACGGCACTTGCGGACAACAACCTGAGCTGGAGCGCACAGCAAGGCTATGGCAGCCAGGGCGTGGGTAACAGCGGCAACTTGAACGCCGACTATCGTGGCACCTACGGGGAAGTGAATGCCGGATATGCCTATGATAACAACAGCCGACGCGTGAACTATGGTGTGCAGGGCGGGATCGTGGTACATCAGGACGGTATCACTTTTGGTCAGCCGATGGGGGAGACCATTGCGTTGGTGAAAGCACCGGGCGCCAGGGGGGTAGGCGTCAGCAACCAGACCGGGGTGAAAACCGACTGGCGGGGTTACGCCATCGTGCCGTACACCAGTCCGTACCGCAAAAACCAGGTACAGCTGAATACCGCAACGTTGCCGGATAACGTCGACCTGACGCTGACCAGCCAAAATGTGGTACCGACCCGCGGTGCTGTAGTGCGGGCCAATTTCGAGGCCAATGTGGGCCAGCGTGTATTGATGACGCTGCTCCGAACTGGCGGCGCGCCAGTGCCGTTTGGTGCCACGGTGAGCGATCCTGCGCAGAAAACCACACAGGGCTTTATCGTCGGCGATGCGGGCCAGGTCTATCTGACTGGTCTGGCGGACAGCGGTTCGCTCACAGTGAAGTGGGGGGCAGGAGCAGACCAACAGTGTCAGGTGAGTTACTCCCTGGTGAAAAAAACAACAGAGAATGCTGGCGTTCAGACCCTGAATGAGCAGTGTCGGTGA